A region from the Fusarium musae strain F31 chromosome 1, whole genome shotgun sequence genome encodes:
- a CDS encoding hypothetical protein (EggNog:ENOG41): protein MDPGLSSSSNVSPGPGPQSNRKERGAIAAQACETCRNRKQRCDEQRPKCGTCQRFKLDCRYREPQPTKKDKTLVEILDRLKTVESKLDNLGQRENTTPPLFTTPQPPAVYSTNTPLLVDPDSHDPLPGTSLPNHPTSPSPNRDTGGFRYDSSVSKMSEWPVVRQMFESLGQKAPSAMGEIPALPRGLRASNVTLPPDGLQPVGIPSNSTLQIPLHLSGSTSTLNLSPPSVDWETMQRLSKAYFDVINMLHPILDRQWFNSNVLSSIINNGFQEGALSSLVLLVFALGEVALTTSEVPISAYKQRPSGIKGGTIDRPPGLAYFNEARKRMGFGISEVSLENVQMLALASLYYSSCGQALVGTSA from the exons ATGGATCCAGGACTATCCTCATCCAGCAACGTCTCTCCAGGGCCTGGGCCGCAAAGCAATCGAAAAGAACGCGGTGCCATTGCAGCGCAG GCTTGTGAGACGTGTCGCAACCGAAAACAAAGATGTGATGAACAAAGACCAAAGTGTGGCACATGCCAGAGATTCAAGCTCGACTGCCGATACCGAGAACCCCAACCAACAAA GAAGGATAAGACTCTGGTTGAGATTCTAGACCGACTCAAGACTGTCGAAAGTAAGCTTGACAACCTGGGTCAAAGGGAAAATACGACTCCTCCCCTCTTCACCACCCCTCAACCTCCAGCCGTTTATTCCACCAACACGCCGTTACTGGTGGATCCCGACTCCCACGATCCTCTTCCAGGCACATCCTTACCTAACCATCCTACAAGTCCATCGCCCAACCGCGATACAGGCGGCTTTCGCTATGACTCGTCTGTGTCTAAGATGTCAGAATGGCCCGTTGTGCGCCAGATGTTCGAAAGCCTTGGCCAGAAGGCTCCATCCGCCATGGGTGAGATTCCTGCACTTCCGAGAGGACTTCGCGCCTCAAACGTTACCCTGCCACCCGATGGACTGCAGCCGGTCGGAATCCCAAGTAACAGCACCCTGCAGATACCCCTGCATCTCTCAGGCTCTACCTCGACCCTCAACCTTAGCCCCCCAAGTGTGGACTGGGAGACCATGCAAAGACTTAGCAAGGCTTATTTCGACGTCATCAACATGCTTCATCCTATCTTGGACAGACAGTGGTTCAACTCAAACGTACTGAGTTCAATCATCAATAATGGATTTCAAGAAGGAGCACTTTCATCCCTTGTACTACTTGTCTTTGCCCTTGGAGAGGTGGCGCTCACCACATCAGAAGTTCCAATCTCGGCTTACAAGCAGCGACCATCTGGAATCAAAGGAGGAACTATCGATCGGCCACCTGGTCTTGCTTATTTCAATGAGGCACGGAAAAGGATGGGGTTTGGAATAAGCGAAGTCAGCCTCGAAAACGTGCAGATGTTGGCACTTGCCTCGCTCTACTACTCAAGCTGCGGACAAGCTCTAGTCGGTACCTCTGCCTAG